In one window of Opitutus sp. GAS368 DNA:
- a CDS encoding sugar phosphate nucleotidyltransferase, which yields MLVEVAGEPFFSHQLRLLKKSGLTHVVLCVGHLGEMIADRYGDGAKWGVQIDYSFDGPNLLGTGGALIRALPKLGDAFYVLYGDSYLPIDYRDVGRAFLVSGKLGLMTVFENREAYDASNVWFEDGRIRLYSKKEKPLQMRHIDYGLGLFRAAAFAGCPRNTVVDLTAVQADLCARGELAGYEVKERFYEIGSPAGLNELDQLLRKRSAGA from the coding sequence CTGCTCGTCGAGGTCGCGGGCGAGCCGTTCTTCTCCCACCAGCTGCGCCTGCTCAAAAAGTCCGGCCTCACGCATGTCGTGCTCTGTGTCGGCCATCTCGGCGAGATGATTGCCGACCGTTACGGCGACGGCGCGAAATGGGGCGTGCAGATCGACTACTCGTTCGACGGCCCGAACCTCCTCGGCACCGGCGGCGCGCTCATCCGCGCCCTGCCCAAACTCGGCGACGCCTTCTACGTCCTCTACGGCGATTCCTACCTGCCCATCGATTACCGGGACGTCGGGCGCGCCTTTCTGGTGTCCGGCAAGCTCGGCCTGATGACCGTGTTCGAGAACCGAGAGGCCTACGACGCCAGCAACGTGTGGTTCGAGGACGGCCGTATCAGGCTTTACTCGAAGAAGGAGAAGCCCCTGCAGATGCGGCACATCGACTATGGCCTAGGCCTGTTCCGCGCCGCCGCCTTCGCCGGCTGCCCGCGCAACACTGTCGTTGACCTGACTGCGGTGCAGGCCGATCTCTGCGCCCGGGGCGAACTGGCGGGCTACGAGGTGAAGGAGCGTTTCTACGAGATCGGCTCGCCCGCCGGCCTGAACGAACTCGACCAACTCCTCCGAAAACGTTCTGCTGGCGCCTAA
- a CDS encoding Gfo/Idh/MocA family oxidoreductase, with protein sequence MAAPLQFAIAGCGLIGRKRAAALAPGQLRHACDLDAARAAELAQTHAGAMATTDFKQVLADPAVHAVIIATLNGSLAPLTLAAVRAGKHVLVEKPGALNAAQLRTVQAAAESAGVRVRLGYNHRFHPALQKARELFESRVLGPMMFLRGRYGHGGRTGYDREWRADPKLSGGGELIDQGVHLIDLAGWFLGDFPSVAGHAATYFWDMKVDDNAFLSLRTAGGQTAWLHVSCTEWKNLFSLELYGRDAKISIDGLGGSYGPEKCTYYKMLPQMGPPETTVWDYPAGDNSWQLELAAFEADIRTGRAPNPGLREGIRTLEIVEHIYRSSGYPVADAPLSP encoded by the coding sequence ATGGCTGCCCCGCTGCAGTTCGCCATCGCCGGGTGCGGCCTCATCGGCCGCAAGCGCGCCGCGGCCCTTGCGCCCGGCCAACTGCGCCATGCCTGCGATCTCGACGCCGCCCGCGCCGCCGAGCTGGCCCAGACCCACGCCGGCGCGATGGCCACGACGGATTTCAAGCAGGTCCTGGCCGACCCCGCCGTCCACGCCGTCATCATCGCCACCCTCAACGGTTCGCTCGCGCCGCTCACTCTGGCGGCGGTGCGCGCTGGTAAGCACGTGCTCGTGGAGAAACCCGGCGCCCTCAACGCCGCGCAGCTGCGCACCGTGCAGGCCGCCGCCGAGTCGGCCGGCGTCAGGGTGCGCCTCGGCTACAACCACCGCTTTCATCCGGCGCTGCAGAAGGCCCGCGAGCTCTTCGAGTCCCGCGTCCTCGGTCCGATGATGTTCCTGCGCGGCCGCTACGGCCACGGCGGTCGCACGGGCTACGACCGCGAGTGGCGCGCCGACCCCAAGCTCTCCGGCGGCGGCGAACTCATCGACCAAGGCGTGCATCTGATCGACCTCGCCGGCTGGTTCCTGGGCGACTTCCCGAGCGTCGCCGGCCACGCCGCGACCTATTTCTGGGACATGAAGGTGGATGACAACGCCTTCCTCTCGCTGCGCACGGCCGGCGGCCAGACCGCGTGGCTGCACGTGAGTTGCACCGAGTGGAAGAATCTCTTCTCCCTCGAGCTCTATGGCCGCGACGCCAAGATTTCCATCGACGGCCTCGGCGGCAGCTACGGGCCGGAGAAATGCACTTACTACAAGATGCTGCCGCAGATGGGCCCGCCGGAAACGACCGTGTGGGACTATCCGGCCGGCGACAATTCCTGGCAGCTCGAGCTCGCCGCCTTCGAGGCGGACATCCGCACCGGCCGCGCGCCCAATCCCGGCTTGCGCGAAGGCATCCGCACCCTCGAAATCGTCGAGCACATCTACCGCTCAAGCGGCTACCCCGTCGCCGACGCGCCGCTTTCCCCATGA
- a CDS encoding SIS domain-containing protein, which yields MSYAAQHLKETAEIVAKLNPADCEKCVAELRATRERGGRLFILGVGGSAANASHAVNDFRKIAGLECYAPTDNVSELTARTNDEGWASVFVEWLRGSRLTLKDTLLILSVGGGNLEKNVSPNLVLALQFAKQVGARVIGIVGKDGGYTATVADACVIVPTVNPNNVTPHSEAFQAVVWHLFVSHPDLKVNQTKWESTR from the coding sequence ATGTCCTACGCCGCCCAACACCTCAAGGAAACCGCCGAGATTGTCGCGAAGCTCAACCCCGCCGACTGCGAGAAGTGCGTCGCCGAGCTGCGTGCCACGCGCGAACGCGGCGGCCGGCTCTTCATCCTCGGCGTCGGCGGCAGCGCGGCCAACGCATCGCATGCGGTGAACGATTTCCGGAAGATCGCCGGGCTCGAGTGCTACGCCCCGACTGACAACGTCTCCGAGCTCACCGCCCGCACCAACGACGAGGGCTGGGCCAGCGTGTTCGTCGAGTGGCTGCGCGGCTCGCGGCTCACGTTGAAGGACACGCTCCTCATCCTCTCCGTCGGCGGCGGCAACCTCGAGAAGAACGTCTCGCCCAACCTCGTCCTGGCGCTCCAGTTCGCCAAGCAGGTCGGCGCCCGCGTCATCGGCATCGTCGGCAAGGACGGCGGCTACACCGCCACGGTCGCCGACGCCTGCGTCATCGTGCCGACCGTTAACCCGAACAACGTCACACCGCACTCCGAGGCCTTCCAGGCTGTCGTCTGGCACCTCTTCGTCTCCCACCCGGACCTCAAGGTGAATCAGACGAAATGGGAGAGCACGCGCTGA
- a CDS encoding galactokinase — MIITRSPLRISLGGGGTDLPSYYREHGGFLVAGALDKYVYLTLHRTFVPDLIVKYSKLERVPTAAQLEHPIIREAFALLGMDGRSLELTSMADIPGGTGLGSSGSFTTALLKVLHAANKHLISPAELAEQACHIEIDKLGEPIGKQDQYIAAIGGITAFTFHQDGRVEYRPVKITEETLFNLEDNLLLFFTGYSRSASAILKDQNDKSKQNNQAMLDHLHFTKDLGHQSLAALESSNLDEFARLMDVHWQRKKSRSTGMSNARINEWYDYARAHGALGGKLIGAGGGGFLMFYAADKTRLRHAMREKGLQEVRFRFDFEGTKVVTQN; from the coding sequence ATGATCATCACCCGTTCCCCCCTGCGCATCTCCCTCGGCGGCGGCGGCACCGACCTGCCCTCCTATTACCGCGAGCACGGTGGCTTTCTCGTGGCGGGGGCGCTCGACAAATACGTCTACCTCACCCTGCACCGCACCTTCGTGCCCGACCTGATCGTAAAGTATTCCAAGCTGGAGCGCGTCCCCACTGCCGCGCAGCTGGAACACCCGATCATCCGCGAAGCCTTCGCGCTGCTCGGCATGGACGGCCGCTCGCTCGAGCTGACGTCGATGGCCGACATTCCGGGCGGCACCGGGCTCGGCTCGTCGGGCAGCTTCACCACCGCGCTGCTGAAGGTTCTCCACGCGGCCAACAAGCACCTGATCTCCCCCGCCGAGCTCGCGGAGCAGGCCTGCCACATCGAGATCGACAAACTCGGCGAGCCCATCGGCAAGCAGGACCAGTATATCGCCGCGATCGGCGGCATCACGGCCTTCACCTTCCACCAGGACGGCCGCGTCGAATACCGGCCCGTCAAGATCACCGAGGAGACGCTCTTCAACCTCGAGGACAACCTGCTGCTCTTCTTCACGGGCTACTCGCGCTCCGCCTCGGCGATTCTCAAGGACCAGAACGACAAGTCGAAGCAGAACAACCAGGCGATGCTCGACCACCTGCATTTCACCAAGGATCTCGGCCATCAGTCCCTCGCCGCGCTCGAAAGCAGCAACCTCGACGAGTTCGCCCGGCTCATGGACGTCCACTGGCAGCGCAAGAAATCGCGCAGCACCGGCATGAGCAACGCCCGCATCAACGAGTGGTATGACTACGCTAGGGCGCACGGCGCCCTCGGCGGGAAGCTGATCGGCGCCGGCGGCGGCGGCTTTCTCATGTTCTACGCCGCGGACAAGACCAGGCTCCGGCACGCCATGCGCGAGAAGGGCCTGCAGGAGGTCCGTTTCCGCTTCGACTTCGAGGGCACAAAAGTGGTGACCCAGAACTGA
- a CDS encoding MBOAT family O-acyltransferase, with amino-acid sequence MIFNTYWFFCFSAAFFPVYWLLRHPLARRAWLLAGCAFFHLHFAGPAGVLPIVVLGLVTYLAALTRLRAACVAAIVLCVAALCFYKYALFFSQGLLGRISPVAAEHFERQARAWLPAAAPLAISFFAFEFVHYLVEVFRGKPPIRRPDDFALFAIHFPSLVAGPIKRFQEYLPSLHAGLAGVNVDDVAAGARRLALGLVKKIILADNLTLVINFYGDNFAALPLGRAWLLLAAITARILLDFSGYTDMAIGLSRMLGVRLPENFQYPYLATSLGDFWQRWHMSLTSWIRDYVYIPLGGNRHGLARQLLNGLVVFALCGLWHGAAWHFVLWGLWHGLGLAVSLSYSRVLGATGRWLAGGFARLPVLGWALTLLHVALGWLLFFYEPLPALRMAAKLFALDQS; translated from the coding sequence ATGATCTTCAATACCTACTGGTTCTTCTGCTTCAGCGCCGCGTTCTTTCCCGTCTATTGGCTTCTCCGCCACCCGTTGGCGCGCCGGGCCTGGCTGCTGGCCGGTTGCGCGTTCTTTCACCTGCACTTCGCCGGTCCCGCCGGCGTGCTGCCGATCGTGGTACTCGGCCTGGTCACCTACCTGGCGGCCCTCACGCGGCTTCGCGCGGCTTGCGTGGCGGCGATCGTGCTGTGCGTGGCGGCCCTGTGTTTCTATAAATATGCCCTGTTTTTCAGCCAGGGGCTGCTGGGCCGGATCAGTCCCGTGGCGGCGGAGCATTTTGAACGCCAGGCTCGGGCTTGGCTGCCGGCGGCGGCCCCGCTGGCCATCAGCTTCTTTGCCTTCGAGTTCGTGCACTACCTCGTGGAGGTATTCCGCGGCAAACCGCCGATCCGGCGGCCCGACGACTTCGCGCTCTTTGCGATCCATTTTCCCTCGCTCGTCGCCGGCCCCATCAAGCGCTTCCAGGAATACCTTCCGAGCCTCCACGCCGGCCTCGCCGGGGTCAATGTGGACGACGTGGCCGCGGGCGCCCGGCGCCTGGCCCTGGGCCTGGTGAAGAAGATCATCCTCGCGGACAACCTCACGCTGGTGATCAATTTCTACGGCGACAACTTCGCCGCGCTGCCGCTCGGCCGGGCCTGGCTCCTGCTCGCCGCGATCACCGCGCGCATCCTGCTCGATTTCAGCGGCTATACCGACATGGCGATCGGCCTGTCGCGGATGCTCGGGGTGCGCCTGCCCGAGAATTTCCAGTATCCCTACCTAGCCACGAGCCTGGGGGATTTCTGGCAGCGCTGGCACATGTCCCTGACCTCGTGGATCCGCGACTACGTCTACATTCCGCTCGGGGGCAATCGGCACGGGCTGGCCCGCCAGCTTCTGAACGGCCTGGTGGTCTTCGCCCTTTGCGGACTATGGCACGGAGCCGCCTGGCATTTCGTGCTGTGGGGCCTCTGGCATGGCCTCGGGCTCGCGGTGAGCCTGTCCTACTCCCGCGTGCTCGGCGCGACGGGCCGGTGGCTGGCCGGCGGGTTTGCCCGCCTGCCGGTGCTGGGCTGGGCGCTCACCCTGCTCCACGTCGCACTGGGCTGGCTGCTCTTCTTCTACGAACCTTTGCCTGCCCTGCGGATGGCGGCCAAACTCTTCGCCTTGGATCAATCATGA